One window of the Populus nigra chromosome 4, ddPopNigr1.1, whole genome shotgun sequence genome contains the following:
- the LOC133691470 gene encoding fatty-acid-binding protein 1: MVSLRFPFLFSQPKKHPNGISRTITSRSFPATTTTVACALAAGAAAFAGIAATRNSKNPKQDNPFIQNALNLLFSNHVLAPWASLSLADPLPSVVETKTGAAFPSVIFESRRLLGIGLRKKTILGLKNIDVYAFGVYADVDEVRKVLSEKYGKLSVSELKESKEFKEDFMGGDIGMTVRLQIVYSKLSIRSVRSAFEESVGSRLQNFGEPNSKELLQRFTSQFKDEYKIPRGSVIELSREQGHVLRTTIDGKEVGSIQSKLLCRSILDLYIGEDPFDKEAKEDIESKFASLLQVDH, translated from the exons atggtTTCACTGCGCTTCCCGTTCTTGTTTTCTCAGCCCAAGAAACACCCCAACGGCATCTCCCGTACCATCACTTCCCGCTCCTTCCCCGCCACCACAACCACCGTGGCATGTGCCTTGGCCGCCGGAGCTGCCGCATTTGCAGGCATAGCAGCCACCCGCAACtccaaaaatccaaaacaagatAACCCATTCATCCAAAACGCCCTGAATCTTCTCTTCTCCAATCACGTGCTGGCACCGTGGGCTTCACTCTCTCTAGCAGACCCTTTACCTTCAGTTGTGGAAACGAAGACCGGAGCAGCGTTTCCTTCGGTTATTTTCGAGTCTCGGAGACTTTTGGGAATTGGGCTGCGTAAAAAGACTATCTTGGGATTGAAGAACATTGATGTCTACGCCTTCG GTGTTTATGCGGATGTTGATGAAGTGAGGAAAGTTCTGAGTGAAAAATATGGAAAACTCTCTGTTTCAGAACTCAAGGAAAGCAAGGAGTTTAAAGAGGATTTTATGGGAGGTGATATTGGCATGACTGTTAGACTTCAGATAGTCTATAGTAAGCTAAGCATTCGCTCTGTTAGAAGTGCCTTTGAAGAGTCTGTAGGAAGCAGACTGCAAAATTTTGGGGAACCAAATAGCAAGGAATTGCTTCAGAG GTTCACTTCTCAGTTTAAGGATGAATATAAAATACCACGGGGTTCTGTGATAGAGCTTTCAAGGGAGCAAGGCCATGTACTTCGCACAACAA TTGATGGGAAGGAGGTGGGAAGTATCCAGAGCAAACTCCTATGCCGATCGATTTTAGATCTATACATTGGCGAGGATCCATTTGATAAAGAGGCCAAAGAAGACATAGAAAGCAAGTTTGCATCTCTCCTTCAAGTAGATCACTGA